The DNA window ATCTTTGTCCTTCTCTTTGAACTTGAATAAGGCATTCTTGAAGTGCGTCATAACCATGTGGAGGGTCAAAACTATAAAAGCCCACCAAATATTCTCTTTTATTGtctatttgtttttggCTTTTTTGTCACTTTCTTTATATAAACCATTTATAACGGTTcttattaaaatatttgtttaataagAAAAACAATGCTGACGGGAGACTTGGAAGACTTAGATATTCAAAAGCTTATAGTTGAAAAACGACTTGAGCAATCAGGTGGTTCTGGTCTTGCCACCATGAAGCGTAACAAGAGAGCACTTGGCACATGTTTATTTGTATCATTAGGTGGGATTTTGTATGGTTATAATCAAGGTATGTTTGGACAAGTATCAAGTATGCATTCTTTTGGTGAAACTGTAGGTATTGGTAAAATTCAAGATAATCCAACATTACAAGGTTTATTGACGTCAATCTTGGAATTAGGTGCTTGGGTTGGGGTATTGATGAATGGTTACTTGGCCGATGCATTCGGTCGACGTGCTTCTGTTGTTATAGGatgtattttatttaatattggTGTCATTGTTCAGGCGGTTGCTCGTGATGCCAATTATGGTTATATTTTGGGTGGTCGTTTTGTTATTGGTCTTGGAGTCGGGGTGCTTTCCATGATTGTACCATTATACAATTCTGAAATTTCACGAGCAGAAATTAGAGGAGCAAACACTGcaatttatcaactttCAATTACTTTTGGAATTATGATTTCATACTGGATCACTTATGGAACTAATTTCATTGGTGGGACAGGTGAGAATCAAAGTCAAGCTTCTTGGTTGGTCCCAATGTGTATTCAAGCAGTCCCAGCAATAATATTGGCAGTGTTTATCTATTCGTTTCCGGAATCACCTAGATGGTTAATCAATGTTGGCCAGGAAGATAAGGCATTGGAAGTTCTTGCTTGGTTGCGAGAAACAGAACAAGAAGATTTTAGTTTGcaaattgaatttctaGAAATGAAAGCacaaaaaatatttgagCAAACACTTGAAACAGAAGCTTATCCACATTTGCAAGACGGAACAAAAATTTCCAAActtaaaatcaatttgaaccaatataaatcaatggTGACACATTTACCAACATTTAGGCGAGTGTCAGTGGCTTGTTTGACTATGGTGTTTCAACAATGGACGGGTGCGTATGTATATGTTATATcattaacaacaatcaaaatagtttttGATTCTATCAATTTGCAACCAATATCCCTTTACTAACATTGCATTATAGAGTATGTTTACtttgatctttttttttttttatgtgTTGAAGATCTAATGGATCTTTTTTCATTGAGATCAGTTTTACTAACCTAATGCTTGTTTTTTTagaatttcattttataTTATGCGCCATTTATATTTGCTTCATTGGGTTTATCTGGAAATACAACTTCTTTACTTGCATCAGGAGTGGTGGGAATTGTTATGTTTGTATGCACTATTCCGGCTGTATTGTGGGTTGACAAAGTTGGACGGAAACCACTTTTGATTTCAGGTGCATTGGTTATGGGGCTCTGTCATTTCATAGTAGCAGGTATTTTGGGAGGCTATAGTGACAACATTGGCAGTCATAAAGCAGCAGGATGGGTGGCTGTTGTTTTCATTTGGGTTTTCGCTGGCGCCTTTGGTTATTCTTGGGGTATGTATAAAActaattttttcttggtttctCAATTATATATAGTACTAACATTATTTTAATCAAGGACCATGTTCATGGGTTATTGTGGCTGAAGTTTTCCCCTTGGGTATGAGAGCTAAAGGTGTATCACTTGGTTCAAGTTTCAATTGGTTAATGAATTTCTCGGTTGCAATTTCGACTCCTAAATTTGTCGCGAATGCTAAATACGGAGCCTATATTTTCCTTGGTTTGATGTGTGTTATTGGACTGTTGTATGTTTATTTCATGGTTCCAGAAACCAAGAATAAGACTTTAGATGAATTGGACGAAGTTTTCGGAGACTTCACAGGTACTTCTAAAAAAGAATCTGAACTTCGTGAAAAAATACTTAAACAAGTTGGATTAGTTGAATTGCTTGTTGGGTCAGATAAAGAGTTGGATTCTTTCGGTTCAAAACCTGAAGTTgaatataaagaaaaagaaacacaCAGTGAATGATTGATTCTTTCTactatatatttatttggaaaactttttgattatttagaTTCTTTTAATGGATAAAACGCGTCTTCTGTGTTTTGTAGTGTATGTATTTTAGATAGtatataacaataattattatacGAAAATAAGAAACTGTTGGTCAACAAATGAATCCATCAGAGTGCAATGCTTTGGGGatattcaataaaaatCATAAATAGTGATAATAAGGTCCCACGTGACTAACATATACACGCCATACCCTTCCTTGTATCTCCAACTAAAAATTGTGGCCaaccaacaattgaattgttttcaaaGCTTGATATTTCAATTCGTTATCACCTTGGCTATTATCCAAAAATGTCATAATCAATAACTTATATTGACCTCCCTTCTCAGTGTTTATAAATGTGATTAAATCTTTTCCTAAGTTCTTGATCAAAAACtgtaaatcatttaata is part of the Candida dubliniensis CD36 chromosome R, complete sequence genome and encodes:
- a CDS encoding glucose transporter of the major facilitator superfamily, putative (Similar to S. cerevisiae RGT2;~spliced gene) produces the protein MSTGDLEDLDIQKLIVEKRLEQSGGSGLATMKRNKRALGTCLFVSLGGILYGYNQGMFGQVSSMHSFGETVGIGKIQDNPTLQGLLTSILELGAWVGVLMNGYLADAFGRRASVVIGCILFNIGVIVQAVARDANYGYILGGRFVIGLGVGVLSMIVPLYNSEISRAEIRGANTAIYQLSITFGIMISYWITYGTNFIGGTGENQSQASWLVPMCIQAVPAIILAVFIYSFPESPRWLINVGQEDKALEVLAWLRETEQEDFSLQIEFLEMKAQKIFEQTLETEAYPHLQDGTKISKLKINLNQYKSMVTHLPTFRRVSVACLTMVFQQWTGANFILYYAPFIFASLGLSGNTTSLLASGVVGIVMFVCTIPAVLWVDKVGRKPLLISGALVMGLCHFIVAGILGGYSDNIGSHKAAGWVAVVFIWVFAGAFGYSWGPCSWVIVAEVFPLGMRAKGVSLGSSFNWLMNFSVAISTPKFVANAKYGAYIFLGLMCVIGSLYVYFMVPETKNKTLDELDEVFGDFTGTSKKESELREKILKQVGLVELLVGSDKELDSFGSKPEVEYKEKETHSE